The following are encoded together in the Equus przewalskii isolate Varuska chromosome 14, EquPr2, whole genome shotgun sequence genome:
- the CD207 gene encoding C-type lectin domain family 4 member K: MKAAESEVPDAHFTVDKQNISLWPREPPPKMGPSLVLRKLLTVRAAVIFLLLVLVASVTLQAILYSWFMGTISDVKSNAQLLKGRVDNISTLSSEIKRNRGGVAATGVQVQMVNASLDRVRSQMRRLETDVKEANARI; the protein is encoded by the exons ATGAAGGCTGCAGAGAGCGAGGTCCCTGATGCGCACTTCACTGTAGATAAACAGAACATCTCCCTCTGGCCCCGAG AGCCTCCTCCCAAGATGGGTCCGTCTCTGGTTCTGAGGAAACTTCTCACAGTCCGTGCTGCAGTAATCTTCCTGCTGCTGGTCCTGGTCGCCTCCGTCACACTGCAGGCCATTCTCT ATTCCTGGTTTATGGGCACAATATCAGATGTAAAGAGCAATGCCCAGTTGCTGAAAGGTCGTGTGGACAACATCAGCACCCTAAGTTCTGAAATTAAGAGGAATAGAGGTGGCGTGGCGGCGACTGGCGTTCAGGTCCAGATGGTGAATGCCAGCCTGGATCGTGTGCGTTCTCAGATGCGGAGGTTGGAAACTGATGTGAAGGAAGCCAATGCTCGGATCTAG